From the genome of Desulfovibrio sp. JY:
GACCTTGAGCAGGTAGTAGCGCACGTAGATGTAGATCATGGACAAAAAGATGGTGGCCAGGGTCACGGGCGCGCCGTACTTGAGGAATCGGACAAACGAGATCTTGTGCCCGGCCTTTTCCGAAAGCCCGACCACGATGACGTTGGCCGAAGCCCCGATGGCCGTGCCGTTGCCGCCCAGGCAGGCGCCAAGGGCCAGGGACCACCACACCGGCAGCATGGTGGGATGGGTGTAGAGCGCCTGTCCGGAAAGACCCGTGGCCGGGCCGAGGACCTTGTCCGCCAGTTCGGCCAGAAGCGGGTTCATGGTGGCCACGAACGGGATGTTGTCCACGATGGCCGAGGCGATGCCGGAAAACCAGACCATGACCATGGACAGGGTGAGCATGGAGTCCTTGGTCGGGTGGGTCAGCGCGATGACCTTCTGGGAGAAAAGCTCGATGAGCCCGGCTTTGACCGTGCCGCCGATGATGATGAAAAGGCCCATGAAGAAGAAGATGGTGGGCCATTCCACTTCCTCGAGCACCTTTTGCGGGTCCTGCCCGGAAATCAGCAGCAACGTCGCGGCTCCGAGCAGGGCCACGGTGGCCGGTTCGTAGTGGAGAATGCCGTGGAGCATGAAGCCGCAGATGGTGAGCGCCAGGACGAAGCCGCTTTTTTTGAGCAGCGCCGGGTCCTTGATGAGCGCCCTTTCGTTCATGGCCAGGATGCGGGCCTTTTGGGCCGCGCCCACGTGCAGCCGTTTGCCGAAGATGACTTTCCAGGAGAGCATCCAGGCGATCATGATGATGACGATGGCCGGGGCGAGGTGACCCAGGAAGTCCATGAAGTCGAGCCCGGCCTTGGAGGCGATCATGATGTTGGGCGGGTCGCCGATCAGCGTCGCCGTGCCGCCGATGTTGGAGGCCAGGGCTTCGGTGATGAGGTAGGGCACGGGGTCGATTTCCAGCTCCCGGGCGACGAGCAGCGTGACCGGGGCCAGAAGCAGCACCGTGGTCACGTTGTCGAGAAAGGCCGAGGAGATGGCCGTGACCACGGCGAAGATGGCCATGATGGCGAAGGGTTCGCCCCGGCCGATCTTGGCCGCCTTGACGGCCACGTACTGGAACACGCCCGTCTTGGTCATGATGTTGACGATGATCATCATGGAAATCAGCAGGAAGATCACGTTCCAGTCCACGCCGAGGTCGGCGTCGTGGAAGGCGTCGTGCTGGGTGAGGACCTTGAAGGCCAGGGTCAGGGCCGCTCCGAAGAGGGCCACCTTGGTCTTGTGGATCTTGTCCGAAACGATGACGGCGTAAGCCAGAACGAAAATGGCGGTAGCAGTCCAGAACATGGCGTCTAAGCCTCGTCTTCAAGGCCGCAACGCTCGGCCAGGTATTTGAGAATGGCCCGGCGGGAAACTTCGCCCACCAGTCTGCCCTTGTCGTCGACAACCGGCAGCACGTTGACCCCGCGCTCGGCGATGAGCGCCTCGGCCTCGAGAAACAGGGCGTCGGGCTTAACGGCCGCGAAATCCGAGGTCATGATCTCGGCGGCCAGCTGGCCCTTGCAGGCGGAAAAGGCCTGGCGCAAGACGGATTCGTCGTCGGGCAGGGCCTTGACCAGATTGGAGTCCAGATAAAACGGAAACATGACCCGCAGGATGTCGTAGCTGCTGATGACGCCAAGGAGCTTGCCGTCCTTGTCCACGACATAGACCAGGCGCGATTCCATCTGCCTATAGGCGGCGAGCAGGGCGGCGAAATCCACATCCGGGCCGATGACGGCCAGGGATTTGTGCATCATGTTGCGTATGCGCATGGGGGCTCCTTGCCTGCGTATGCGGGGCTTCTGGATTTCGGGATTTGGCAATGCGCCCTTTTATCAAATTTTGTCAAGATTGGCGGGGGGCCCCGTCGGCAAGCACCTCCGGATTGAGGCAGGTGGGCGGGGTCTGGCCGGCGAGCATGGCCAGCAGGTTTCGCGCCGCAAGCGCGGCCATGCCGTCGCGGGCCTCCCTGGTCGCCGAGCCGATGTGCGGGGTGACGACCACGTTCGGCAGCGCGGCCATGCCCATGGCCATTTTCGGCTCGAACTCGTAGACGTCGAGGCCGGCCCCGGCCAGCCGTTTTTCCCGCAGGGCAGTAACCAGGGCCGTCTCGTCGATGATGGGGCCGCGTCCGGTGTTGACCAGGATGGCCGTGGGCTTGAGCCTGGCCAGGGCGGCGGCGTTGAAGGCGTGGCGCGTCTCCGGCGTCAGCGGCGCATGGATGCTGATGATGTCGGCCGTGGCCAGGAATTCCTCGAAGGGAAGCCTTTTCGCTCCACATTCGCGTTCCAGGGTTTCGTTGGGACGCCTGCCGCCGCAGGTGACC
Proteins encoded in this window:
- a CDS encoding ArsB/NhaD family transporter translates to MFWTATAIFVLAYAVIVSDKIHKTKVALFGAALTLAFKVLTQHDAFHDADLGVDWNVIFLLISMMIIVNIMTKTGVFQYVAVKAAKIGRGEPFAIMAIFAVVTAISSAFLDNVTTVLLLAPVTLLVARELEIDPVPYLITEALASNIGGTATLIGDPPNIMIASKAGLDFMDFLGHLAPAIVIIMIAWMLSWKVIFGKRLHVGAAQKARILAMNERALIKDPALLKKSGFVLALTICGFMLHGILHYEPATVALLGAATLLLISGQDPQKVLEEVEWPTIFFFMGLFIIIGGTVKAGLIELFSQKVIALTHPTKDSMLTLSMVMVWFSGIASAIVDNIPFVATMNPLLAELADKVLGPATGLSGQALYTHPTMLPVWWSLALGACLGGNGTAIGASANVIVVGLSEKAGHKISFVRFLKYGAPVTLATIFLSMIYIYVRYYLLKV
- a CDS encoding CBS domain-containing protein produces the protein MRIRNMMHKSLAVIGPDVDFAALLAAYRQMESRLVYVVDKDGKLLGVISSYDILRVMFPFYLDSNLVKALPDDESVLRQAFSACKGQLAAEIMTSDFAAVKPDALFLEAEALIAERGVNVLPVVDDKGRLVGEVSRRAILKYLAERCGLEDEA